One part of the Clostridium thermosuccinogenes genome encodes these proteins:
- a CDS encoding FAD-dependent oxidoreductase — translation MSGNKKYDLIVAGGGLSGVAAAVAAAREGVKVLLIEKNGYLGGMATAGLVNPFMPYCERSENGGYNWNKIVNEGLFKEILRRLDELEGLHKNRQTFNEEIMKLVLDRMILEHKIDILLHSFISSVEKQGARLKAVTVTSKSGTASYEGSYFVDATGDADLSTLAGCEYRIGRDSDHLCQPMTLCFRLANVDTSKYDRNFVNKKFNEMKQKGLIKNPREDVLTFAHVVDDVMHFNSTRVVGKSGVKAEDLTQAEIEAREQVYELYRFMKDNILGFENCQLLMSAPEIGVRESRRIVGEYTITQEDLLNTVKFEDSIARGTYPVDIHNPSGSGTVIQHIPAGDYYTIPYRALLPKGMDNLIVAGRPISSTHEAHSAYRVMPICTCIGEGAGTAASIAVKRNLAFRDVDYKEIQSLLDSHGALY, via the coding sequence GCTGTCGGGAGTTGCCGCAGCCGTAGCAGCCGCCCGGGAGGGAGTAAAAGTGCTGCTTATTGAAAAGAACGGTTATTTAGGAGGAATGGCCACGGCTGGTCTGGTAAATCCTTTTATGCCCTATTGCGAGCGTTCTGAAAATGGTGGGTATAACTGGAACAAAATAGTAAACGAAGGCCTTTTCAAAGAAATTTTAAGACGTTTGGATGAACTGGAAGGGCTTCATAAGAACAGACAGACCTTCAATGAGGAAATTATGAAGCTCGTACTGGACAGGATGATACTTGAGCATAAGATTGACATACTGCTGCACTCATTTATTTCCTCAGTGGAAAAGCAAGGTGCAAGGCTGAAAGCAGTCACGGTAACCAGCAAGTCAGGGACAGCTTCCTATGAAGGGTCATACTTTGTAGACGCTACCGGCGATGCTGATCTCAGTACCTTGGCAGGCTGTGAGTATAGAATAGGACGGGACTCGGATCACCTGTGCCAGCCCATGACCCTTTGTTTCAGACTTGCCAATGTTGACACATCCAAATACGACCGCAATTTCGTTAATAAAAAGTTCAATGAAATGAAGCAAAAAGGGCTAATAAAAAATCCCCGGGAAGATGTCCTCACTTTCGCCCATGTTGTGGACGATGTGATGCATTTTAATTCCACCCGGGTTGTCGGTAAATCCGGAGTAAAGGCCGAAGACCTTACCCAGGCAGAAATTGAAGCCCGGGAGCAGGTTTATGAATTATACCGCTTTATGAAAGATAATATTCTAGGTTTTGAAAACTGCCAGCTGCTTATGAGCGCACCGGAAATCGGAGTTCGGGAGAGCAGGCGCATTGTAGGTGAATATACGATTACGCAGGAAGACTTGTTGAATACGGTGAAATTTGAAGATTCCATAGCTCGGGGCACATATCCGGTGGATATCCACAATCCTTCAGGCTCCGGAACCGTCATACAGCATATCCCTGCCGGTGACTACTATACCATTCCCTACAGGGCCCTCCTTCCAAAAGGGATGGATAACCTCATCGTGGCAGGCCGGCCTATTTCATCCACCCATGAAGCCCATTCCGCATACAGGGTCATGCCTATATGCACATGCATAGGCGAAGGAGCCGGAACTGCTGCCTCCATAGCGGTAAAACGTAATTTAGCCTTCCGGGATGTGGATTATAAAGAAATTCAGAGTCTGCTGGATAGTCATGGCGCTTTATATTAA
- a CDS encoding sigma-70 family RNA polymerase sigma factor codes for MYFLSVPKENNPEKVAKKNIDQELQRLMDVYGNDVLRTSYMYLKDMQKAEDAFQEVFIKIYNKFDSFKGESSEKTWIIKVTINVCKDMLRNSWIKRVLLTDRIKTSGRTSDIEGRIIKRDENKALFDEVLSLPAALKEVIILYYYHAYDTAEISKILNVAEGTVRSRLHRARTMLKGKLEGRIDLGD; via the coding sequence ATGTATTTCCTTTCGGTACCAAAGGAGAATAACCCTGAGAAGGTAGCAAAAAAAAATATTGATCAAGAACTGCAAAGGCTGATGGATGTCTATGGCAATGATGTGCTGAGAACTTCCTATATGTATCTTAAAGACATGCAAAAGGCGGAAGATGCATTTCAGGAGGTATTTATAAAGATTTACAACAAGTTTGACAGCTTTAAGGGAGAAAGCAGCGAAAAAACATGGATTATAAAAGTGACCATCAATGTTTGCAAGGACATGCTGCGTAATTCATGGATCAAAAGAGTGCTGCTTACCGACAGGATAAAAACTTCCGGACGGACATCGGATATTGAGGGCAGAATCATAAAAAGAGATGAAAACAAGGCCCTGTTCGATGAAGTATTATCCCTTCCGGCAGCTTTAAAAGAAGTGATCATACTTTATTACTATCATGCCTACGATACTGCAGAAATAAGCAAAATTCTGAATGTGGCTGAGGGAACTGTAAGAAGCAGACTTCACAGGGCGAGGACAATGCTCAAAGGAAAGTTAGAAGGGAGAATTGACTTGGGTGATTAA
- a CDS encoding zinc-dependent alcohol dehydrogenase: MKALVYEGVRKVGVSNVGDPQIKKPDDIIIRVTSTAICGSDLHLIHGFVPNMPKGFILGHETMGIVEEVGRDVHKVKKGDRVIVPFPVACGHCWYCEHDLWSQCDNSNTNGEVGGLFGYSKTYGGYDGGQAEYLRVPYANVGPTVVPEDLKDEQVLFLTDILPTSYWGVDMAGVKSGDTVVVLGCGPVGLLVQKWAAFRGAKRIIAVDYIGYRLEHARKHNGVEVINFEDHDNTGEYIKEITHGGADAVIDCVGMDGKMTTIELIESMLKLQGGSKSAIEIATQAVRKGGTVVLVGVYGARYNMFPLGDFFARNITLKMGQCPAHSYVEPILKLIREGKFDATDIITHVLPLDKGPYAYEIFDQKKDNCIKVILKP, from the coding sequence ATGAAAGCACTTGTCTATGAGGGAGTAAGAAAAGTGGGTGTCAGCAATGTAGGTGATCCGCAAATTAAAAAACCGGATGATATAATAATCAGAGTTACATCCACAGCCATTTGCGGTTCAGATTTGCACCTCATCCACGGATTTGTACCAAACATGCCAAAAGGCTTCATTCTTGGCCATGAAACCATGGGAATTGTTGAAGAAGTAGGAAGGGATGTCCATAAAGTAAAAAAAGGCGACAGAGTTATAGTTCCCTTCCCGGTAGCCTGCGGCCATTGCTGGTATTGCGAGCACGATCTTTGGAGCCAATGCGACAATTCCAATACCAACGGAGAGGTAGGCGGCCTTTTCGGTTACAGCAAAACCTATGGCGGATATGACGGAGGTCAGGCGGAATACCTAAGGGTACCCTATGCCAATGTCGGCCCCACCGTTGTTCCTGAGGATTTAAAAGATGAACAGGTCCTGTTTCTGACTGACATCCTGCCTACATCCTATTGGGGTGTTGATATGGCCGGCGTCAAATCCGGGGATACCGTAGTGGTTCTTGGCTGTGGCCCTGTCGGACTTCTAGTGCAGAAGTGGGCCGCCTTTAGAGGAGCCAAAAGAATCATTGCCGTGGATTATATCGGTTACAGACTAGAGCATGCCAGAAAACACAATGGAGTTGAAGTCATAAATTTCGAGGATCATGACAACACCGGTGAATATATAAAAGAAATCACCCATGGAGGTGCAGACGCAGTAATCGATTGTGTCGGCATGGACGGGAAAATGACTACCATCGAGCTGATAGAATCAATGTTAAAGCTTCAGGGAGGTTCCAAATCGGCAATAGAAATCGCCACCCAGGCCGTCAGGAAAGGTGGCACTGTTGTACTGGTAGGAGTTTACGGTGCCAGGTACAACATGTTCCCTCTAGGGGATTTTTTTGCAAGGAATATTACTCTGAAAATGGGTCAGTGCCCTGCCCATTCCTATGTTGAGCCCATACTGAAGCTTATCAGGGAAGGAAAGTTTGACGCGACAGACATAATAACACATGTACTGCCCCTGGATAAAGGTCCGTATGCTTATGAAATATTCGATCAGAAAAAGGACAATTGCATTAAGGTGATCCTGAAGCCATGA
- the ltaE gene encoding low-specificity L-threonine aldolase, whose translation MKFIDLRSDTVTQPTQEMREAMYKAEVGDDVYGDDPTIRELEEYAAHLVGKEASLFVPSGTFGNQLALFTHCRHGDEVILGDDCHIVAHEVGASSVIAGVQLRTLQSRKGALDPDEVRSKIRGEDIHFPRTGLICLENAHSNGRVIPLENMEKIYGIAREHGIPVHLDGARLFNAATSLGIDAAEIAKYCASVMFCLSKGLCAPVGSMLAGSSSFIEKARKGRKLMGGGMRQAGFLAAAGLVALKKMRLRLKEDHDNAALLGRELAKIPGIKVFTDDIQINMVYFDMRDTGDDGSKLVKELLKEGIKINGPENGIMRFVTNYWVTKDDIMHVVDVIKNVLKAA comes from the coding sequence ATGAAGTTCATTGACTTGAGAAGCGATACGGTTACACAACCAACCCAGGAAATGAGGGAAGCCATGTACAAAGCCGAGGTGGGCGACGATGTATATGGAGACGACCCTACCATCAGGGAGCTGGAAGAGTATGCCGCCCACCTGGTGGGAAAGGAAGCTTCCCTTTTTGTACCCAGCGGAACCTTCGGCAACCAGCTAGCTCTGTTTACCCACTGCAGGCATGGGGATGAGGTCATATTGGGTGACGACTGCCACATAGTGGCCCATGAAGTAGGTGCTTCATCCGTGATAGCAGGAGTGCAGCTGAGAACGCTGCAAAGCCGTAAAGGCGCTCTTGACCCCGATGAAGTCAGATCGAAAATCAGAGGAGAAGATATCCACTTCCCCAGAACCGGGCTCATATGCTTAGAAAACGCCCATTCCAACGGTAGAGTTATACCGTTGGAAAACATGGAGAAAATATACGGCATTGCCAGGGAACACGGAATTCCTGTCCATCTGGATGGTGCTCGGCTTTTCAACGCTGCTACAAGTCTTGGCATTGATGCCGCTGAGATAGCAAAATACTGCGCCTCCGTGATGTTCTGCCTTTCCAAAGGCTTATGCGCACCCGTCGGGTCCATGCTGGCCGGCAGCAGCAGCTTCATTGAGAAAGCCAGAAAAGGCCGCAAGCTTATGGGAGGCGGCATGAGGCAGGCAGGTTTCCTCGCTGCGGCAGGGTTGGTAGCTTTAAAAAAGATGAGGCTAAGGCTCAAGGAAGATCATGACAATGCCGCGCTTTTAGGCCGGGAGCTGGCAAAAATACCAGGCATAAAGGTGTTTACGGATGACATACAGATAAACATGGTCTATTTCGACATGAGAGACACCGGGGATGATGGTTCTAAGCTGGTGAAGGAACTACTCAAAGAAGGAATTAAAATAAACGGACCGGAAAATGGCATTATGCGTTTTGTTACCAACTACTGGGTAACAAAGGATGATATAATGCATGTGGTGGATGTAATAAAAAATGTGCTGAAGGCAGCATGA
- a CDS encoding uracil-xanthine permease family protein, which yields MVRNQQEIGYLPDERPPVWKLLLYALQQVIVMFPATVAVAIITGFHISTTIFASGFATICFILVTGRKIPLYYGSSFSYVAAIGSLMTSEALAGLTLNEKISIAQFGIVMSGFVSIIAGLIVNRFGRDSIEKILPASITGPIAMVIGLTLAGTALSDAASIAIDTAGTVVVADSQMQLAKNMAWIISLVTLISTILFSVYLKGFMGQLPLILGPIVGCLATFIINLATGINLFKVLPETANSGIFALPIFTLPKPSAMAVAAIMPIAIATIPESTAHVYQLDIYVNDLAKKKGTGKKFNIADKLGLNLIGDGIGDIVSGLVGGPAGTNYGENISAMAITRIFSVPVIIAASIIAMVIACFTPLVNAIYSIPTAVIGGMEIYLFGAIAAQGVAIMVEKKVDLFSSKNIAVIATIMVIGLGGQYAFGGNIPFFGVNVPCIAGAAIFGILLNLVLSIGEKKAKADEKAST from the coding sequence ATGGTAAGAAATCAGCAGGAAATCGGGTACTTGCCCGACGAACGGCCACCGGTCTGGAAGTTATTGCTTTATGCTCTGCAGCAAGTCATTGTAATGTTTCCCGCAACGGTAGCTGTTGCAATCATCACAGGTTTTCACATTTCTACAACGATTTTTGCCAGCGGTTTTGCAACTATTTGCTTCATACTGGTCACCGGAAGAAAAATTCCGCTATATTACGGTTCGAGCTTTTCATACGTTGCTGCGATAGGCAGCTTGATGACTTCGGAAGCTCTGGCCGGTTTGACGCTTAACGAAAAGATATCCATAGCTCAATTCGGTATAGTCATGTCCGGTTTTGTTTCGATTATTGCAGGCTTGATAGTAAATCGATTCGGAAGAGATTCCATAGAAAAGATTTTACCTGCTTCAATTACAGGACCGATAGCAATGGTAATAGGACTTACCTTGGCAGGCACTGCCTTAAGTGATGCCGCATCTATAGCAATTGATACGGCAGGTACGGTGGTAGTGGCTGACTCTCAGATGCAGCTGGCGAAAAACATGGCATGGATCATCTCACTGGTCACATTGATTTCGACTATATTGTTTTCAGTATATCTGAAAGGTTTTATGGGACAGCTGCCCCTTATTCTTGGACCAATTGTTGGATGCTTAGCAACTTTTATTATAAATCTGGCAACCGGCATAAACCTCTTCAAAGTGCTGCCGGAGACTGCCAACAGTGGAATTTTCGCCCTGCCGATTTTCACTTTGCCAAAACCATCAGCAATGGCGGTTGCAGCCATCATGCCAATAGCTATTGCCACCATTCCGGAATCTACAGCCCATGTATATCAGCTGGACATTTATGTAAATGACTTGGCAAAGAAGAAGGGTACCGGTAAGAAGTTCAACATAGCGGACAAGCTGGGTCTCAACCTGATAGGAGACGGTATTGGTGATATTGTATCCGGTTTAGTGGGAGGTCCTGCCGGAACCAACTATGGAGAAAACATCAGTGCAATGGCTATCACCAGAATATTCTCCGTACCGGTAATAATTGCAGCTTCAATTATTGCTATGGTAATTGCCTGCTTTACTCCGCTGGTAAATGCAATTTATTCAATACCCACAGCGGTTATTGGAGGTATGGAAATCTATCTGTTCGGTGCTATAGCAGCTCAGGGTGTTGCTATAATGGTGGAAAAAAAGGTTGACCTTTTCAGCTCCAAAAACATAGCCGTAATTGCAACCATCATGGTTATAGGACTGGGAGGACAGTATGCCTTCGGCGGAAATATACCGTTCTTTGGAGTAAATGTTCCTTGTATTGCAGGAGCGGCTATATTCGGAATCCTTCTCAACCTTGTTTTAAGCATAGGGGAGAAAAAGGCCAAAGCGGATGAGAAAGCTTCCACATAG
- a CDS encoding DUF4367 domain-containing protein, translating into MINIRDFKSIADECMKDIKVSEELKDKTLMCCQKKRNINLNIRVNRLLVPAASFVLILATVGILNLLPPKTGTGEDNAAQPNIMAATDNAMEVAPGQTTVDILSGSDSEAIESWSVTNPDEARKIFGDAFIMPGYIPEGFKLEEILASGYKGEMADKIILNYVKEELSFSITEETKALEDEFSGYKKIDINGVSGYLKEDGTEVHWFLDGVHYSVAGHISSDEALRVAASMKR; encoded by the coding sequence GTGATTAATATTAGAGATTTTAAAAGCATTGCGGATGAATGCATGAAGGATATCAAAGTCAGCGAAGAGCTCAAGGATAAAACCTTGATGTGCTGTCAGAAAAAAAGAAATATCAACCTAAATATCAGGGTTAACAGATTACTGGTCCCGGCTGCTAGCTTTGTGCTGATCCTTGCAACCGTCGGAATTCTCAACTTGCTGCCACCGAAAACCGGAACAGGTGAAGATAATGCTGCACAGCCCAACATAATGGCAGCCACAGATAATGCTATGGAGGTGGCTCCAGGGCAAACCACCGTAGATATTCTTTCGGGTTCTGACTCTGAAGCGATTGAAAGCTGGTCTGTCACAAATCCTGATGAGGCACGGAAGATTTTCGGAGATGCCTTTATCATGCCGGGGTATATCCCGGAAGGCTTTAAGTTGGAAGAAATCCTTGCTTCGGGATATAAGGGCGAGATGGCAGACAAAATCATCCTCAATTATGTAAAAGAAGAGCTTTCGTTTTCAATTACTGAGGAGACAAAGGCCTTGGAAGACGAATTTTCCGGTTACAAAAAAATAGACATCAATGGTGTTTCCGGTTATTTGAAAGAAGATGGGACAGAGGTTCACTGGTTCTTGGACGGGGTCCACTACTCAGTGGCGGGACATATATCGTCAGATGAGGCTCTCAGGGTAGCCGCTTCTATGAAGCGGTAA
- a CDS encoding M23 family metallopeptidase encodes MIFIISKKSLIYAGIGIILCAVLVFGTWMLVSNQIVQNAFLSDGEDALEAEPGIGTTSGSGTVSGSGSESESQKTQKSYIKWVDFNVPYEAMYKAMKLDINSQDKPVKLNWIEMLAYLAAKNGGNFKGYKDKQLDDLAEILSSGKTMEELTQNLKYYPYYLEAYSAVLSGFVGEYEIEVPDKNAEGGKRWERRYGLKAFSPIAKNFPYSHYDDFGNSRTYGFKRVHLGNDLMGQVGTPIIAVEGGVVEAMGWNQYGGWRIGIRSHDSKRYYYYAHLRKNFPYRKDLKVGSVVKAGDVIGYMGRSGYSREENVNNIRQPHLHFGMQLIFDESQKEGKNEIWIDVYQIVRLLNRNRSEVVKNPETKDYYRVYDFRDSSELSKPSTPPDDALIDEDIFDDIFDTGVIDEGVPEDCPADGI; translated from the coding sequence ATGATTTTCATCATATCAAAGAAAAGTCTGATATATGCCGGAATTGGCATTATTCTGTGTGCCGTTTTGGTATTTGGCACATGGATGCTGGTTTCAAATCAGATTGTTCAAAACGCCTTTTTAAGCGATGGTGAGGATGCTTTAGAGGCTGAACCCGGAATCGGTACAACATCCGGGTCTGGCACCGTATCCGGTTCCGGCTCAGAATCCGAATCCCAAAAGACTCAAAAATCGTATATAAAGTGGGTGGATTTTAATGTTCCCTATGAGGCCATGTACAAAGCAATGAAGCTGGATATAAACTCCCAGGACAAACCGGTTAAATTGAACTGGATTGAAATGCTGGCCTATCTCGCCGCAAAAAACGGAGGCAATTTTAAGGGATATAAGGATAAGCAGCTGGATGATCTGGCCGAAATCCTAAGCTCGGGGAAAACCATGGAAGAGCTTACACAGAATTTGAAATACTACCCCTACTATCTCGAAGCCTACAGCGCAGTGTTGTCGGGTTTTGTAGGAGAATATGAAATCGAAGTGCCGGACAAAAATGCAGAAGGGGGAAAACGCTGGGAAAGACGTTACGGCCTCAAGGCCTTCTCCCCCATAGCAAAGAATTTTCCATACAGCCACTACGATGACTTTGGAAACAGCCGCACCTATGGCTTTAAAAGAGTACATCTCGGGAATGACCTTATGGGGCAGGTAGGGACGCCCATCATTGCTGTGGAAGGCGGAGTTGTGGAAGCTATGGGCTGGAATCAGTATGGTGGCTGGAGAATTGGAATTCGTTCCCACGACTCCAAAAGATATTACTATTATGCGCACCTTAGAAAGAATTTCCCATACAGAAAGGATTTAAAGGTCGGGTCGGTGGTTAAGGCTGGAGATGTCATAGGATATATGGGACGAAGCGGTTACAGCAGGGAAGAAAATGTAAACAACATACGGCAGCCCCATCTTCATTTCGGTATGCAGCTGATTTTTGACGAATCTCAAAAAGAGGGCAAAAATGAAATCTGGATAGATGTATATCAAATTGTACGCCTTCTGAACCGCAACAGGTCGGAAGTAGTCAAAAATCCTGAAACTAAGGATTATTACAGGGTTTATGATTTTCGTGACAGCAGTGAGCTGTCAAAACCAAGCACTCCTCCCGATGATGCACTTATTGATGAAGACATTTTTGATGATATTTTTGACACCGGCGTCATTGATGAAGGTGTTCCGGAAGACTGCCCGGCTGATGGGATATAA
- a CDS encoding manganese efflux pump MntP family protein gives MGLYELLMIAIGLAMDAFAVAITKGLSMRKLNYKNALMTGAFFGGFQALMPLLGYILGTRFSSAITSIDHWVAFVLLSLIGINMIRESRDEECEVDSDFGLKRMLVLSVATSIDALAVGITFAFLQVDIIPAVSIIGITTFIISFLGVKIGSVFGCRFKSKAELTGGIILIVMGAKILAEHLGVL, from the coding sequence ATGGGATTATATGAGTTGCTTATGATTGCGATTGGTTTAGCGATGGATGCCTTTGCGGTAGCTATCACCAAAGGATTATCCATGAGGAAATTGAACTATAAGAATGCGCTGATGACAGGAGCTTTCTTTGGAGGCTTTCAGGCATTAATGCCTCTCCTGGGCTATATACTCGGAACCCGGTTCAGCAGTGCGATAACATCTATTGACCATTGGGTTGCCTTTGTTCTGCTTTCGTTGATAGGCATCAACATGATCCGTGAATCTAGGGATGAAGAGTGTGAGGTGGATAGCGATTTCGGTTTGAAAAGAATGCTTGTTCTGTCAGTGGCTACTAGCATTGATGCTCTTGCAGTGGGAATAACTTTTGCTTTCCTGCAGGTTGACATTATCCCGGCGGTTTCCATAATCGGCATCACCACTTTTATCATATCCTTCCTGGGAGTAAAAATCGGCAGTGTGTTTGGCTGCAGGTTTAAATCAAAGGCTGAGCTGACCGGGGGCATTATATTAATCGTCATGGGCGCTAAAATACTGGCTGAACATTTGGGTGTATTGTAA
- a CDS encoding AMP-binding protein yields MKISFSTLGCPGFSWTDTYSMAKDLGFKGIEIRGLGDDIFTADSNPFSESQLPQTIKKLAGLRLEIPCLSSGCCLKFPEKEEENFQEIVKYINLASKLGTPYVRILGDLEPHPEGEVDDEIVISMLKRLAPVAEEKGVTLLVETNGVYSDTARLCNLLNSVASDAVAALWDIHHPYRYAGESPAKTVQNLGAYIKHVHAKDSVVVDGKTQYRMMGEGDLPIDDMMLALRSINYDGYVSLEWVKRWAPDIEDAGIVFPHFANFMEKYLGKNNVSTKLFDNKTKTGKYIWEKDTLIDLTFPQVLDRVVDEFPDQYAFRYTTMDYTRTYAEFRDDVDTFARSLIALGVKPGDHVAIWATNVPQWFITFWATVKIGAVLVTVNTAYKIHEAEYLLRQSDTHTLVMIDGYKDSNYVEIIKELCPELETAEAGKPLYIKRLPFLRNIITIESKQKGCLTWDEAIALADKVPLASVYLREASINKHDVCNMQYTSGTTGFPKAVMLTHYNVVNNGKCIGDCMDLSTADRMMIQVPMFHCFGMVLAMTAAMTHGVTMSPLPYFSPKAALECINKEKITCFHGVPTMFIALLEHEDFPKTDFSHMRTGIMAGSPCPVKVMQDVVDKMNMKEITIVYGQTEASPGCTQSRVDDPLEVRVNTVGRPLPGIECKIVDPVTGEDLPDGVDGEFVARGYNIMKGYYKMPEATAAAIDKDGWLHTGDLARRDSNGNFKITGRIKDVIIRGGENIYPKEIEDFIYTHPKVRDVQVIGVPDKQYGEEIMACVILKDGETMTEEELKDFVRSHMAKHKTPRYVEFVTEFPMNAAGKILKYKMREQAIEKLGLQAANNIITA; encoded by the coding sequence ATGAAAATTTCGTTTTCAACTTTGGGCTGTCCTGGTTTCAGCTGGACAGACACATATTCCATGGCCAAAGATCTTGGCTTTAAAGGAATTGAAATCCGTGGATTGGGAGATGACATCTTTACAGCCGATTCAAATCCATTTTCTGAAAGCCAGCTTCCGCAAACTATCAAGAAGCTTGCCGGGTTGCGTCTGGAAATTCCCTGCCTTTCTTCCGGCTGTTGTCTGAAGTTTCCTGAAAAAGAGGAGGAAAACTTTCAGGAAATCGTGAAGTATATCAACCTCGCCTCGAAGCTTGGTACGCCTTATGTCCGCATACTTGGAGACCTTGAACCTCATCCGGAAGGTGAAGTGGATGATGAGATAGTCATCTCCATGCTGAAACGCCTGGCTCCTGTTGCCGAGGAAAAGGGAGTAACCCTTTTGGTGGAAACCAATGGTGTATACTCGGATACAGCTCGTCTGTGCAACCTGTTGAACTCCGTGGCCAGTGATGCGGTGGCAGCCCTGTGGGATATCCACCATCCCTACAGGTATGCCGGTGAATCACCGGCTAAGACGGTGCAGAATCTGGGAGCTTACATAAAACATGTACATGCCAAGGATTCGGTAGTTGTGGATGGCAAAACCCAATACCGCATGATGGGTGAAGGGGACCTGCCCATAGATGATATGATGCTGGCACTGCGTTCCATCAACTATGACGGATATGTTTCTCTGGAATGGGTTAAACGTTGGGCTCCGGATATAGAAGATGCCGGCATAGTATTCCCTCATTTCGCAAATTTCATGGAAAAGTATTTGGGCAAGAACAATGTAAGTACCAAGTTGTTTGACAATAAGACAAAGACAGGCAAATACATTTGGGAGAAGGATACTCTGATAGACCTGACCTTTCCTCAGGTGCTTGACCGCGTAGTGGATGAGTTTCCGGATCAATATGCGTTCCGGTACACCACTATGGATTACACAAGGACGTATGCCGAATTCAGGGATGATGTGGATACCTTTGCCCGTTCATTGATTGCATTAGGCGTCAAGCCGGGGGACCATGTCGCAATATGGGCCACCAATGTGCCCCAGTGGTTCATCACCTTTTGGGCAACGGTAAAAATAGGGGCGGTCCTTGTGACGGTGAATACAGCCTATAAGATTCATGAAGCCGAATATCTGCTGCGGCAGTCGGATACCCATACCCTTGTTATGATAGACGGATATAAGGATTCCAATTATGTTGAGATTATAAAAGAGCTGTGTCCTGAGTTGGAAACTGCTGAAGCTGGTAAGCCGCTTTACATAAAACGTCTTCCTTTCCTGCGCAACATCATCACAATAGAGTCAAAGCAAAAGGGATGCCTGACCTGGGATGAAGCCATTGCTTTGGCGGATAAGGTGCCGCTGGCATCCGTTTACCTGCGGGAAGCTTCTATAAACAAGCATGATGTGTGCAACATGCAGTATACCTCTGGAACCACAGGCTTTCCTAAAGCTGTTATGCTCACTCACTACAATGTCGTGAACAACGGAAAGTGCATAGGTGACTGTATGGATCTTTCCACCGCGGACCGCATGATGATTCAGGTGCCCATGTTCCACTGTTTTGGCATGGTGCTGGCAATGACAGCTGCCATGACTCATGGAGTCACCATGTCCCCGCTGCCATATTTCTCACCGAAGGCGGCACTGGAGTGCATTAACAAGGAAAAAATCACCTGCTTCCACGGCGTACCCACAATGTTTATCGCCCTGCTGGAGCATGAGGATTTCCCGAAAACGGATTTCTCCCATATGAGAACGGGCATAATGGCAGGCAGCCCTTGTCCTGTAAAGGTAATGCAGGATGTTGTGGATAAAATGAACATGAAGGAGATAACCATTGTATACGGGCAGACCGAGGCATCCCCCGGCTGTACCCAGAGCCGTGTGGATGACCCCCTGGAGGTTAGGGTAAACACCGTAGGACGTCCTCTCCCAGGAATAGAGTGCAAAATCGTGGACCCTGTGACCGGCGAAGATTTGCCCGACGGTGTGGATGGAGAATTTGTCGCCCGGGGCTACAATATCATGAAAGGCTATTATAAAATGCCGGAAGCGACAGCAGCTGCTATCGATAAGGATGGATGGCTGCATACCGGCGACCTGGCCAGAAGGGATTCCAACGGTAATTTTAAAATCACCGGACGCATCAAAGACGTGATCATCCGCGGAGGAGAGAATATTTATCCCAAGGAGATTGAGGACTTCATCTATACCCATCCCAAGGTAAGGGATGTCCAAGTCATCGGAGTTCCGGACAAACAGTATGGTGAAGAGATAATGGCATGCGTAATACTAAAAGACGGAGAAACGATGACGGAAGAAGAACTCAAGGATTTTGTACGCTCGCATATGGCAAAGCACAAGACTCCAAGGTATGTGGAATTTGTGACCGAATTCCCCATGAACGCAGCCGGAAAAATACTTAAATACAAGATGCGCGAGCAGGCGATAGAGAAGCTAGGGCTGCAGGCAGCCAACAACATAATCACCGCCTAA